AGGcagaaacaaataataatagaaaaatcttTCAATCAAATAAACTGAAAAAGTACAGCGGTAAAGAATTTACCTCAACCTGTGGACTTTTTCCCCGAAGCAACATATCTACACTTTTGTCAGTctgcaaaaggaaaaaaagatttaattgaaacaaaatgaaattttagcCTATCAATGCCCTCAATGATTAACAGAAACTACCCTACCTGGCCTTTCAATTGCCCCATATAATTCTGCTCAAGTAATTTGAcattaacaaaaagaaattatcaataaaaacaacaatagATAATTAGGTTTTGCATTATTATCATCAAATACCCAACCATATGTTTGTTTTCCTTTCAAAATATCCTTTTTGACTAAGGCATCGGGGcattaaaacaagtttttttttttttttctttcaaactatagGGGGCAAAAACATCAATTCTTTATTGAAAGGACAAAAAACAAACTTGGCTTAAATTTGACAgtcaaaatacatatttaaggTAGGGGATTCAAATCGACGTTCAGCTTTAAACCAAGGACATATATACCTCTTTCTGAGTGGCCATTTTAACAATACGTTTTCTTTCATGAATTTTAGTACATTCATTGTGTTGTGTACATTTTATTCAAGGGGCTGGACAAAATCACTGATGCTATTCTGAAAATAAGTTAAATGAATAAGAACAATAATTTCTATAAAAGTAAACGGAAAAAAGTGGGAATAGCAGAAATGATAATGAATGCATGGAACAAGGATgggatataaaaatattgtatatgagATCTTGGTGTGTCaaatatcaaagaaaaaatcataGAAAATCAGTTTAGGTAGTTTGGACGAGTGTAAAGAAAGCTAAGAAGGCATCGGTGATGAGAGTAGATCTCATGAATTTTAGCCCTATGAGAAAGGGTAGAGGGAGCTTAAAAAGACATTGCTGAAATTAGTTTTGAGTATGTCCAATGGTGTTGCATATAGACAACTTCACCAAGTGGGATAAAGTTATTGATATTTCAGTAGTAAATGCTCAATCAACATACCTGATGTGTGAGCCAGTAGTGTCTATCTCTCATCTCAATTAAGAAATCAAATGTTGGAGGTGCTTTCCTCTCAAGAACTGTCTTCGGACAATTTCTTGCCTTGGCTTCTGCATCTCCCAGAGTAACAATTTCTATCCCGCCAATCTGATAAAGCAAATGGAGGTGAATCTTGAATATTAGAGTGCTTAGAAGGGTGATATTCAAGTTATGTGAAAACTAAAATTCAGATGAAAATAAGGTTACAACTTAATATGGGATTCAGTTGCAGGCCTCATCTAAACAGCATTCATTACTTTATTCAAAACATGAAGTAAAAAGAGACAGACAATTATTGtcttaaattattaagtaaaaattaGGCCACATAGAGTTCAAAACTTGCTTAAAAACGGAGCAAAAGCGACAAACTATTGGATGTTATTGGCACAagtatataaaagttaaaacaaaccAGATCAGAAAGGGTAGGATTCTTGATGATATTCTCAAGCTTCTGTCCATGAGCAGTCCCAATAAGAATGATCCCGCGCTCGGCAATTGATCGGCAAGCATGAGCTTCAGCTTCGGTGCCAATCTCATCAACTATAATCACCTCGGGCATGTGATTTTCCACTGCCTCAATCATCACTCTGTGTTGCATTGATGGCTCCCGCACCTGCATTCTTCGTGCTCCACCGATTGCTGCATGTGGGATATTGCCATCACCCCCAATTTCATTGCTGGTATCAACAACCACCTATTCATTTTGAAAGAAGTTATTCTATCATGGGTCTATCTAAAAAAAGTACTTTAAGGAAGAATAAGGCTTGAGCCGCTAGCCATGGTTGTCTCTTGAAGAGGGCAAGCATGCTTTTCAAATCAGTGAAATCCTGTTAATTTTCTGTGTTGCAACTTTTGACAGCCCTTGTGCTCTATAATTACTAGCGGGTCATCTCCTTAGTGCTTATTTAGTTATAGAAATTAATGTAACAGGCAATTAACATACATGGTAATTGCATGCGGGTGGAGTCCTTTTAGCTTCCTAAGTTGCAACTGTTGACAGGCCTcgcttagcctataaatagggTCTTATGTGCATGTGCAAAGCAAGCTTGAATTATTGAAAAATCGGGTTATGCCTTTTGAGAGAACTGTTTCTATTGGGTTCTTGACAGAACCTCCTATAACTTATAAAGGAATTTTTCCTAAACTAGGCTGTAGCTCCACATCCTTTCTTTGTTTCCATCTCCATCCTAGAAAGATCCATAAATTGAATTCGTGCCAAGTGGATTCACATTAGGTATCAACAATCGTCTACTCATCTTGCAGGAAGTTATTCTATCCTGAGCCAGTCTATAAAAGTACTTTAAGGAAGAGAAAATGCTGTGAGATGCTGAAAAATCAGCATACCACTCTTTTGTGAAGCTCTTCAGACAGCACCCGAGCAATTTCACGCATAACAGTAGTTTTGCCAACCCCAGGCCTGAGAGAATCCAAGAAAAAGAGTggaaaaaaatcatcaaattttcTTAGAGAAACAGAACAACTTCCTACTACATTATTGGACTGGTGAGTCAATAGACCATGGTGAAGTAACTTTTATCACTTATTAGATAGATCTTAACATAAATTTCAAAAGTCTTATATTGCAATTGACAATGACAAACACAGAATccataaaatgttttaaatttagaaaaataaccAAATGACACATGTTCTGGAAAATTCTCTCTTTTTAAGTACTTACAggataagaaaacaaaaaaggtaAAATCAACTTATTCACTTGAACATCCACAGAATAGAAACTTTATTTTCTAACCTACTGAACATAAAAAAGTGTATGATTTTAACTTGTAGGAGAAACTTAATTCATTTGACCTTCTTGTTTTTTCTCTTACAAGTATTCttttaacaaaactaaaatgagggatgaaactaattttattacaaGGATTCCCTCAGTGCTTCAACTTGTATTCAATCTTAAAATATCAATAAGAGATTAAAGGGGAATACTGTGTTATACCTTCCAACAAACAAAATGCTCTTCCCGTATTGAAGCAGGTCATAGACCATGTCAATCTGGCCAGTGATTGCTCTTCCGACACGACAAGTCAAGCCAACTATGTGACCATTCCTACTCCTAATTGCAGATACTCTGTGCAAAGTACCCTCAATTCCAGCTCTATTGTCCTTGCCAAACTCTCCAACAGCTTGTTCAGCATATTCCAACTCCTTCACAGTTACCTAGCTATACACCATATAACTTAATACATTTCTGGATATCACATTACATAGACATAAACAATACTATCGAATGAAGAGGGCAAGGTACGCATTACCTCTGTGTTCCTTAAACAGTGACGTCCATGCTCTCCTAAATAACGTGCTTCTGGAAAACGACCCAAATCCAATACAACCTAATGAAAAAACCAAGGTTAGATTAGAAAGAAGTACAGTGAATTAAGGATTAAATAAATAACGTTGACATTGAAAAGTGACCTCCAGAAGTTGAGAACGATTAGTTTGATCAAGGAGAGTTTGATGCAAATCAGATGGAAGGATCTGTAAGAGAGCTTGCAAATCGGCTTGGTCGTTGTGAACAAGACAACCAGAGCCTTCAGAAAAAGCTTCACATTTCAATTTCAGTGACAGTGGCATTCTTGCTGCCTTCAAATTCCATGGCAGCCGTAGTGACAGAGGCAGCCACGAAGAGGAACACCAACAGTTCGTAACTACCATTTAGTTTCCTGCTTTATCACCCTTTTCTCCTTTCTgttattattaaatagtttatttttttaatgctcttcaattaaaatttagttcactaaatattattattttggtatAAAGATTCAACAGGTTAACACTAGTAAGTTATGTCAATTTATTCattcacatttttaataaagacaaaaaaaattagttcaTTTATGAGCTAATTTGtacaataatttttcatatattttcaaattttattttaatctgtgcataattaaattttaacttcgaaaaatatttatatatactagCTATGAAATGtttattcacaattttaaaaaacaatataaaatatattacataaaaatatctaGTGTGAGTCTCATTAGAGTTTACATATTATTCAAGATGAGAAAATTGACTCTTTATAAAACTTTTggtattaaaatcaaaataggaAATGAGTACAGAATTCCTGTTATTAGAGTCTGGACTTAATTAGGATGGTAAGTtatactgatatttttattttatattaaaaagtatttttccactactaaatttttagatttaaaagcatgtgataataacttaataatagtattttatagAATCTCTCTAATTTTATCAATAAGTTTTCATATAAATCCTGTGAGTTAAATAAGTTCTAGGTATGAAGAATATTATTCTAGTAAACACCTGGGAGGAAATTCATTCAAtcacacataaataatattagaaagaaAACAGCACAAACAACAATGCTAATAATATACCTGGATGGTGCAGCAAAAGCTGCATCTAATCACTTATAAATGCTATTAAACAAGTTTCGAAtactatttattaaagaaacttttaaaGAGTCATCAAGAGAGTTATAATAAACATCTTTTACAGAACagatactttaaaaaaaaactattattattccTCTAataatcatcttcttcttcatgtccTCCTTCTTCCTTCCATAATCCACTATGCCCCTGAAGCTACGGTGACATATCAAGGAGTCCTGTGTTTTCCTGCCAACATATTAATGAGTAGAATTTAGATAGACAAGTTTGAATACCAAGCAATTACATTTTAAACAATTAGATGCTAGATCGGGAAGATCCAACTTTTCAAAGTTTAATTTTGGCACACATCAAATAACTCCTAAGaattattattctattaaaatGGATACAAGATGCTGTTTTATgtgaatatagaaaaaatattatacctggATGAGATACTAACCAAGAACATTAAAACCTGCAACaaggaaaaattaaaactaccccacaaaggaaaataaataaattcatcatGCTCAAAGAAGCACATATCCCTCTGTAAACAAAGAAAGAATTTAGCTTCAAACCAAAAGTCGGCAATACCAGCCGATAGCATTGGTGTCGCATGTTGtcttattaatattaatcaATACTACATTAATCCAGACTCCATCATACGACAACATAATCAAACTAAGTTGCTaccatacatatatatgtaaatcATTCAAAAGAAAGATGTGAATGAAAGTTCAAGGAATAAGAATAAGACATGAACCAAGAACAGAAAATGCAGCCAAAACCAATCCAGAGCCACACAACTAAAAGCATGAATCAATAGACTATGAGATGGCTGAAACTAAAGTTTAACATACAAATGTTGCAAAGAAGTTAAGAagcatttcaaaatttgaaagatcTTCATTGCCTTTAAAACATCTTGAAACCCAAATAGGGAAGGGAACTAACTCTCAGTCCTATAAGGAAAATAATCTATGACTAGAAGATTATATGCGAATGTGACCATGGTCATGCATCAGAATGATAATGTCTTAAAGAAACACTTACATGATTTGATTAGAGAGAGGTCAGGTAGTAGGATAAGGCAACACCAAGCTCTGAACGTAATCTGTAGATTTGAGCGATATCCATTTATGGGGAATTTCAAAATGCTCTATTTGGCATTGTCTCCTATTACACCAAACAAGTTGGTATTCTGCATGGCATACCAGGATCAGGATATTCCCGTCTTCAGACAAGCACAAGGGACGCGGAATGAGATACCTGGGAAACTCAAAATAATTGTAACTGATGTTCATCAACAAAGTCCAAGATTGATGAACTCCAAACTCCTTCATTTGCCAGAAAGCAAAAGATTCTCTATGGTAAATGTGGGAAAGACAGAGACAACCCCCAAAAGCTCCAAGTTCTGAGAAACCTTCCCCCACATCATTAGGCAGTTTAAAGCATGTGTACGTCTCAGTGGCTAAGTCAAAGCAAAAATCCACAAGGGATTTGGAATTACCAGTGCCAAGTACTGTCACCCAGTTAAGGGTGCCATTCAGAAACACTCCCTTGGTTTGACGAAACTCCGAAGGGAAATCAGCTTCAGTAATTGGAATCTCTCTCCAACAATCATCTCCAAGATCGTGAACTATAAGCTCTATGTCGTGACATTTCGGGTCATTCATCACTGCTGCCACCACCTTATAAGTGTCAGTTAAAGCATCATGACCAAACGCCATGTTGGCGCACCCACATTCAATGTAACAGGAGGGTGATTCGTCAGAACTGAGTCTGGTGGCAGGATTCCAAAATCGGACCCAGATTTCGTCAAGATTAGTATGGATTCTACTCAGACACACCAATCCATTGCAGACTCCAACGATGTCGTAGTTGACAAAGACTGGAATACCGTCACCGTCGTTGCCAACAACCGAATTTGGGTTCTCGAGTAAGCTTTGTGTAGAGGATTGGTGCAGGTAATGTGCATCATCGTCGTACTCGCCATACTCGGATAGCGTGTACAGGATTGGGTTGTCTCTTGGGGATCTTTCAAGGTGCAGTTTCACTAAATTGGGATCGAAAACAAAGAAATTCCAATACTTAGAAACGCACCTAAACCGCATCAGAGCCTTCACCGGAACTCGAGACAGTATTTCTATCATCAAATCATCAGGCATAGTTGGAGTAGCAGAAGTAGCAGCAACCCCAGCACCGCCACCGGCACCGTCACTGCCGTCTCTTCCTCTCTTTGGAGAAGCCATGAATTGAAGAATGCAATAAAAGATTGAAATGGGTTTGTCTTTTGGAATGGGACAAATTGGAGTGATGTGAGGAAATGCCTAAGATTAGAGACAAATATATAGGTTCCCAACCCTATGATATGAAGAACTCTCAGTTACAGTTTCCCTCTACCGCTTCCACCTGGGTTGACTGGGGCCACCTGTTAACTTTTCATAAAATAGCTTTAATTCATATTcaaaaaatactattaatatttattactccaagtattttatttaaattttatttatatgtataggAGACTTTCATTGTTTCTTCTTCCGGAAAAGAAGTTCATGAACCGTAGGTTTTTTACTTTCATGCAGTATTGCTTTGTCATGCTTTTGTTTATTGCGGaaaagttttcattgttgtctCCTGTAGGAGTTTAGGTCATGTCTTAATCTTAGTGTGACTGTTTATTCTCTTAGATCCGTTACTGATCATCACCTTGATAAGTTATTGTCTCAACAACTAGTTAATCAGACACAGTCCTTCTTCAGGCGCATTCCTCTTTCTGTTCCTCAACCTCTTTCTGCTCCTCAACCTACAGGTATTAACAGTAGTTTCCAAATGTTGTTTCTCTCCAAATGGTAGGTTCTTACACTTTACTCACCCATTTGTCACTGGAAACACCACTTTTCGTCCGACTTGCATGTATAAGGCATGTCGTCAGCGTTCATTCTGAGCCAGGATCAAACTTTCCATGAGATTCCTAGTTGCATTACTTGTAGTTTCATTGatatatggttaaatatgtttttgtttttttaatttttgatgaaaattaaaattagtttttattttgaactttgactaatttaatttttggtttaatagtCTCTCTTGTCTCCAGTTTTGTTCTGTTGGGTCAAGTAAATCccatgtttaaaaatattgtctagTTGGTccttaaatagaaaattttgtGCCAACATTGTCCTTTCCCAGGAAACAAACAGAGTTAATAGCCTGATGATATGGTAGTACATAGTGGTAAATTGTCATTTTTATGTTGCCTATGCTGACATGGTAAGCAATGAGAGGTTGAAGTGGATACTACACCTGGCAGCCTCTTCTCCctcaaaattagggttttgatgCAAAGGGGAAATTGTTCACCCCTACGCTGTGAAGGAAGATTGCTCGCGATTCTCGACCATGAATGAAGACGTGAGTTGCTCGTTGTTGCTGTATCGCGATTAGCGTCTTGAACTTCTTTagggttttttatttcttttcgcAGGTGTGTACTGGGTGGAGAATACTCACGACGACGCGAAGCTCACGCATCTTATTCGCGATAGGGTTTTGCGATTTAAGCTCATGTTCCTTTTATAGATTTTTAGTTCTTGTAGTTTGCAGGTTTGATGACGTCGCAGATGGAGATGTGGTGGTTGCATGTTCTCGCATTGAGTGGTGTGATTTTTATGGCAACAACGGCTTAAAGCAGGCTTTGGAACATGATAGCAATGGTGATGCTTCACGGTGGCGATGACACgaggtagtggtggtggtggtgatgagGTCACACTTGGGTTCCTAATCTGCTGCAAGAAGTGCTTTgtttagttattttcatatgaatatttttttttattcaaaatgtgTTGTGATGATTAATGAAAttgacatattttattatttttaataaaatatttatctctCATTCCATCATGAGAttgttcttgtttgtttttaataaaaccaataaagttatttatcatttcataaaaaatactcttaatttttaataagatttagattttattttgattgaaaatgaataaagttagatatattagatatatattttgtgtttattttatttttatcttttatttttaattagtaaacAGTGCATTATAAAAAAGAGAgatgaattttaattacattaactTGTAATTGAATGGTGTTGTGATagtgaatatttaattatattaacttttttattagttttaggttttatttaaagtgaatttattAATTGAGAAGATGAAAGGATGATATaatgagaaatttaaaataaaagaagcaattcacacaatttttgaagtggattttgtgattttcttaaaaaaaaaaaagttatgtttcttttatttatatatatattcagatTGAAGTGGGTCTTCAAGacataaaactaattaaaattaaagttactgtgctttttaaaaaaaaaatcactgtTTTCTACAATTGTACAATTTTGTTCAATGATTACGTCATGATTACAGATAAAGTCTAAATTGGAAATACTATATAAAATTGTACCATCTTACAAGTTAAATATCGATTTtgactataataaaattacccatattattaataacttaaaagaaatttcaCTATTCATTAATATGAAAcacaatttttcattatatttaatactcttgtcattgtttttttagttatctgatcttttaaaaaaaaataatttttatttgttatattctaAATTCAAAATAgcttatttttcaattattccCTTGACTTAATTAACGTggaaaatctttaaaataacataattaatattttcttaaaatttaaaaacaaggaGTAGTTTCAAAAGTAAAGAGAGAGAATATCACTTGAAGAGGTGTATTTTGGATGCTTATGTTTAAAACTGCACATCCCACATTTTAACTGAAGTGTTGAATAGAAGCGTTTACttaaagtatttaatattaGCGGCATATGAGTACAAACTTCTTAATTCATGTcattattaaaccttttaatataaatagagtgcattaattacaataattaatacTTTGAAGAAATAGatcaacaataaatataaatagatcaCATTTTTCAaggaaaacaaaacatttaaagCTCCATTAAAATCAGCTCATTTCCTACCGCCCACAGAATtttggtttccttttatttatcacttttaaagtttaagattatctttactattattttattttcaagattttagaaaacagttaaaagTAGAAATAGTATTTAAGAAcgaaatttgattattttaaaaaataaaaggttgaattataaataaaacagttaatttgatttaattttataaaaactacaatatttttaaaaatcattctCCTTTTCTATAATTGAtctaagtttttattattattattttagtacaAGAGTTCTAACTTAGAAATACAACAATTCCACATTAGTGGAACTCTTGTCTTGGTctatcaaaaaattgtcaagtACCTccttaaaatacaattaaatttatattacataaataatatatttcaaatggTCAATCTATTTTGGTCGACCTAACTGATCTATCAAACTGGCACACCATCATACCCAGCCCAGTCCATTAGcccatttttatattagtttatttttttttaaattaaaacttaaaataaaaataagttaaaagattattttttaaatgtaaatatgtAATAGTATTATAATTTACATCATTAACACTtacaagttaaaattttaaattatagttattatttataatagaataatttaatatataaatgtaataattattttaatttatttaattaaaaatattaactaattaattgaaaagttaaatatatatatatatatatatatatatatatatatatatatataattaaataaggtgataatatttatttatacgtgtagataaataaacaaattcaaaaaataaaaaattgaaaaaaaaagtggtggaatggattacaattttttatctGTTTTTCTCTGACGGATTAGCTCGATTCAGCCCATTTTtatataggtttaatcattatgatagtttttattttcggtgatttttttcaattaggttcctcattttttatttttctcaattggatccctattttttgaaaatttgaagtaaTTAGGTCATTGTCGTTAGTTTCGTACTAACatcgttaaaaagggtgacacatGTCAGCTcgtaatttttttgaattttttaaatatatttttaattatttttatttttattttttattttgttttcttttaaaaataacatttgccacgtgtcaagttgacattgtgccacATAGCAATGACAATGTGAGATGGCACTGACAGTGTCACGTGTCATTGtcaaaccacgtgtcattgcgtttgtttcaatttagtacctgtatttttattttgttccaatttggtccttgtatttttattttgtctcaatttagtcctatttttttttttaaatttaaaaaaatttgttccttcccaaataaaatacgATATATacattttccaaaattttgtctttaaatttgtttctgttaagcaaattattagtaatgtatttcaaatcgaaatatttaactctagaaactttttatgaattgttaaggaagtattgagactatacttgtgtagattaccttcacaaaaatatttattattgagatgttaacttttataggttactcattcatattatttaggttaaatgatttctttactactatataaataaaaatgtgtcatatgttagtttctaatttttttatttctaataaaaaaattaatttgtataaatttctttgtaaagatttatatacaaataaaattttgtttgaacttggagagaaacaaaattgtttagttttttcaaaaataggactaaattaagataaaataagaatacaatgaccaaattgagacaaattaaaaatataaggaccaaattgagacaaatataatgacacgtggtctgatagtgacacgtggcactatcagtgccacctcacattgtcattgccacatggctcaatgtcaacttgacacgtgacattttttttaaataaataaaaaattaaaaataaaaaaataataataattaaaaatatatttaaaaaattcaaaaaaatcacaagctgacacgtgtcacctttttaacggtgttagtaggAAACataattgctttaatttttcaaaaatagagatccaattgagaaaaagaaaaaatgaggaatctaattaaaaaaaatcacagaaaataagaactatcagaatgattaaacctttgaTATATTAAGAGTGGGCCAAACCAAAACAACTCAAGTTGAATCATTTTGCCACTTCTAGTTAGAAATGTACTAATATTAgatagatattttataatttaaaaattttaattgaagtatctatctaataaatttttactgTACTATCTAGTacagtaaaattttaattgaaagttGTTAAACCTCTACAGAACTTtgacacaataaaaaaatactctAAACTCATTCTTTCCAAACACTACTCTACTTTTTAGAATCTAGTTTCAAAGTCGTGTGACATAAACACTATTTTCATGCAAAAGTTGTGTGACAAATACACGACTTATTCTAGGACTTGTAATAAATTTAAGACATGTCCATTCTCCtaatttttacacaaatatCCACAAGTTTAAAAgaatcaacaacaacaaaaaagttgtatttgcaagaatttgtaataattttgaatataaaattggaCAAAATATTGGACCTACATAAGTGATAACATCGTAGATaccacacatatatatatatatggtttttcCATTACTAAGaactaaaaagataataatttctTCTATGATCGttccatttattttaattcttac
This genomic interval from Vigna radiata var. radiata cultivar VC1973A chromosome 8, Vradiata_ver6, whole genome shotgun sequence contains the following:
- the LOC106769602 gene encoding uncharacterized protein ycf45 isoform X1, coding for MVVTNCWCSSSWLPLSLRLPWNLKAARMPLSLKLKCEAFSEGSGCLVHNDQADLQALLQILPSDLHQTLLDQTNRSQLLEVVLDLGRFPEARYLGEHGRHCLRNTEVTVKELEYAEQAVGEFGKDNRAGIEGTLHRVSAIRSRNGHIVGLTCRVGRAITGQIDMVYDLLQYGKSILFVGRPGVGKTTVMREIARVLSEELHKRVVVVDTSNEIGGDGNIPHAAIGGARRMQVREPSMQHRVMIEAVENHMPEVIIVDEIGTEAEAHACRSIAERGIILIGTAHGQKLENIIKNPTLSDLIGGIEIVTLGDAEAKARNCPKTVLERKAPPTFDFLIEMRDRHYWLTHQTDKSVDMLLRGKSPQVEVRRKDEKCKVVIEKSKAYDKCL
- the LOC106769602 gene encoding uncharacterized protein ycf45 isoform X2, producing MVVTNCWCSSSWLPLSLRLPWNLKAARMPLSLKLKCEAFSEGSGCLVHNDQADLQALLQILPSDLHQTLLDQTNRSQLLEVVLDLGRFPEARYLGEHGRHCLRNTEVTVKELEYAEQAVGEFGKDNRAGIEGTLHRVSAIRSRNGHIVGLTCRVGRAITGQIDMVYDLLQYGKSILFVGRPGVGKTTVMREIARVLSEELHKRVVVVDTSNEIGGDGNIPHAAIGGARRMQVREPSMQHRVMIEAVENHMPEVIIVDEIGTEAEAHACRSIAERGIILIGTAHGQKLENIIKNPTLSDLIGGIEIVTLGDAEAKARNCPKTVLERKAPPTFDFLIEMRDRHYWLTHQNYMGQLKGQVG
- the LOC106769601 gene encoding F-box/kelch-repeat protein At3g23880, coding for MASPKRGRDGSDGAGGGAGVAATSATPTMPDDLMIEILSRVPVKALMRFRCVSKYWNFFVFDPNLVKLHLERSPRDNPILYTLSEYGEYDDDAHYLHQSSTQSLLENPNSVVGNDGDGIPVFVNYDIVGVCNGLVCLSRIHTNLDEIWVRFWNPATRLSSDESPSCYIECGCANMAFGHDALTDTYKVVAAVMNDPKCHDIELIVHDLGDDCWREIPITEADFPSEFRQTKGVFLNGTLNWVTVLGTGNSKSLVDFCFDLATETYTCFKLPNDVGEGFSELGAFGGCLCLSHIYHRESFAFWQMKEFGVHQSWTLLMNISYNYFEFPRYLIPRPLCLSEDGNILILVCHAEYQLVWCNRRQCQIEHFEIPHKWISLKSTDYVQSLVLPYPTT